In one window of Gossypium hirsutum isolate 1008001.06 chromosome A01, Gossypium_hirsutum_v2.1, whole genome shotgun sequence DNA:
- the LOC107934672 gene encoding uncharacterized protein translates to MRKKLLMKLEDWRGSRGRKSRESIGPEADMSETKLEVIIKDDVRKLWGDDNCEFRFVAAVGRSGGLLRMWDKNEFILFKDWSDDRVIAIEVYLMGVIMELRNQFASPWIVGGDFNVKFTWYGQDNKKNKLDRFLLEDFWLIKIKDLQQLGLKRSVSDHIPILLADAEFDWDPRPFKFINGWLKKKGCTDLIEKEWINMKCLDGQIARKLRKLKGVLRKWNGNNCNMLEDNIVEHEERIKELDVISEQRRLSEGEMEELTRLNSDVWNALKFKELLWRQKSRMMWFKEGDANTKFFHRAVKIKAKRRTIYRMKIGNAWCNNP, encoded by the exons ATGAGGAAGAAGTTATTGATGAAATTAGAAGATTGGAGGGGCAGTAGAGGGAGGAAATCGAGGGAGTCGATTGGGCCAGAGGCAGATATGTCG GAAACAAAACTAGAGGTGATTATTAAGGATGATGTGAGGAAATTATGGGGGGATGATAATTGTGAGTTTAGATTCGTTGCAGCTGTAGGTAGGTCGGGTGGTCTGTTGAGAATGTGGGATAAAAACGAATTCATTCTTTTTAAAGACTGGAGTGATGACAGAGTGATAGCCATTGAAG TGTACCTTATGGGGGTGATAATGGAGTTAAGAAATCAGTTTGCAAGCCCTTGGATCGTGGGAGGTGACTTTAATGTG AAATTTACATGGTATGGACAGGACAACAAAAAAAACAAACTCGATAGGTTCTTGCTGGAAGATTTTTGGCTGATTAAGATCAAGGATCTTCAACAGCTGGGTTTAAAGAGATCAGTTTCTGATCACATTCCAATCCTGTTAGCAGACGCAGAATTCGATTGGGATCCCAGGCCTTTTAAGTTTATAAATGGGTGGTTAAAGAAAAAGGGATGTACAGACTTGATTGAGAAGGAATGGATTAATATGAAATGTTTGGATGGTCAAATTGCTAGAAAGTTGAGAAAGCTTAAAGGGGTCTTGAGAAAGTGGAATGGGAACAATTGTAATATGTTGGAAGATAACATTGTAGAACATGAAGAAAGGATCAAGGAATTAGATGTAATTAGTGAACAAAGAAGACTGAGTGAGGGTGAAATGGAGGAGCTTACGAGATTGAATTCAGATGTTTGGAACGCATTGAAATTCAAAGAATTGTTATGGCGTCAGAAATCTAGAATGATGTGGTTTAAAGAAGGAGATGCGAACACAAAGTTTTTCCACAGAGCtgttaaaataaaagcaaagcgAAGAACGATTTACAGAATGAAAATTGGGAATGCTTGGTGTAATAATCCGTGA